Part of the Rissa tridactyla isolate bRisTri1 chromosome 3, bRisTri1.patW.cur.20221130, whole genome shotgun sequence genome, AAGCCTTCAGAATCAAGAAGAGAAGACAAGACAACATTGGTTGTGCTTTCTCAAGTAATCAGCTCAAAAGTACATCCAAAACCACAGGAGAACCAGTCCAAAGCTAAGCCATGGACACTGTAGAGGAGGATGACAAAGATTTAATTCTTACCTACATAAGGTAAAAACTCTCATAAGAAAAGTAATTTCCTCCACATTTTGCCCACTGGATACAGAGTTTGCTTTGTGCTGGACAAACTGTGATCTGCAAAACACAGAGCCCAAGACCACTGCTATGCCaagcttttctccaaaatatcAGAGCATTCTCACTAGTCATCGTAAGCTTGTTATATGCAGCAGCCAGCCTCTATATTCCTTTGGTCCAGCAACAGCATCCCAAACTCCTACATGTGCTTGAGTAACCTGAAGTCACGGTACAATCCAGCGCAGTAAAGGCCAAATCAATAAACTGCCTGATGTAGATTCTTTTTGTTGCTTAACAAACCACAACTATTTCTGCCAGAACAATGCTTGTCAGCAGCAGCTCCAAGGGGCATACTGTCTGGCACAAAACTCGAGAATCTTAAACACACAGTTTTGGAACCTTAATGATTTCAGTAGAAGTCTCAAATCTATTAGCTTTGTATTTCATCCAACATAAGcatctttcagtgtaaaaattacttttaggCTTGTCATTATAATCTGGTAACACTGTAAAAACTTCAGGACCAGTTTTAAATCCTACcgcttaatttatttttgcccGCTTGttcttcttctttcatttttttcctttttatttctaggAGTTCTGCATCAAACTTCGCTTTCCAATTTAGGAAATTCTCAATGGTAACAGGAGTGCCATGAAAACGTTGctgcaagaacagaaaacaaggcTGCAAACACAACTGGCAAAGCTATGAGTGAAGATGAGCATTctcttaattatttaaattacaaCATTCCAGAAGCACTGCTTGCTGTGAAGTACTCCAATAAATTAATCCTAGCCCTGAGAATATACAAATAACactttcttactgttttctgtcATGGGACTCTCCCTTCAGAGAGCTGTACCAAGGTGAAAATTCATATGGAAAACCCCTGCATACTACTTTTGGACTTACAGTGCAATAGTTAGCAACACACCACTAACACAAGTTATCTGTAAGTAGGCAGCACTTCTTATAAACTCCTGAGTGCAAtctacactgaaatattttccattaaaatacacTAACCCTTCTACCTTGTTGAGacagaaaaaaggattatttttttccagctatttttctgccattttcagaaataatgaaCCCGCCAAGTCTCACCACCCTCTAGTTATTTCTGAGGAAAAGTGAAGACCCAGTATTTACACTTTTCACAGCACATTCCACGAATGGAAAAGCTATTCCACAGTGTCTGGTTGAACGGACACGTTCAGGAAGGACAATGCAGGTCTTGAAGACTGGCCTCACTGCTTCCACCCTACCCACTCAGTCTATGAAAGAAGAGGGACTTTCTCAGAACATGCAGCCATTGTGTAGCATGCCATATTCTAGCCCTTTTTGCTCCCCATCACCTCTTTCCTCTTCAAACAAGAAACTGGCTATAGCAACTtagattttatttcagaaaaatctctgcCCCTGCCTTAGGGAGTAATGCTAGAAGGGATGGCAAACACGCAGTACATATCTGGAGAGACCGCTTTAGAAaacgaggggaaaaaataaaattagtgcaCTAAAGAATCTTCTAGTCCTTAAGTTTTAATTATATCAACTTTGGGACAGAAGTTCCTCTCTCAGTGCAACCGAGAATTGCTCCTGCATCAACCCCACACATTTAAAAAAGCACGAAATTTTTAgttgaaaagattattttacatactttctcttcttcttctgcttctctttctttctgtttcttttcctcttctcttcgtGTTTTTATTTGATCcactatttcatttaatttctcctgTACTGCTGAGACTAGAGTGAAGATCATTACCATTCCTAAATTTTCTTCTGCCTACAACAAAAGAAGGCAACCTCAAATAGAAGGAGAACCGCAAACCTTCAGCAGATGAATgcataaacatgttttaaaagcattatgTGCAAATGCAGATAACACAGCCGAGGCACTCTGCACCAGTCTCAAAAGCCCACTGTAAAATTCAAGTCAACTAGCCAGTTATTCCAGTTAAATGGTTGTGCGGCAAACACCAATGATAATCTCTGTCTTCAGGTTTTCAACATACTATAGACATCAAAAAGGCATTTtcatgaataaaacaaaacctttaGTAGGAACACAACTACCAAGATTTGAGTATCATAAATCTTAAGAGACAACAGTCACTCAGAACCTCTTTCTCCTGAAACAGCATATTTCTTAATCTCATTACACACCCCTTTGAAGTGGGACAGCTTCCCAGGAAAACCAAAAAGCATCAGTTGACGGAAGGAAGGTTATACGaagtaaactgaaaagaaagaatgtcTACTGAACATATTACGTCAATTTTAAGACAGGGAGGACTTGTCAAGAATTCGTGAAATCAAAGAAGTGTTTCCTTCTCATTCCTTTACAATGCACTCTCACTGATCCCAAAGGCTGAAGAGATATTCCACCTTCCCCCACAAATAGTTGTGTTATTGAAAAGAATCAAGAATCAATGTagcattttttaatctttcctagTAAAACTGAAGTGACTTATTTCCACAAATACTACATATGAGTTAAACAAATTCACCCTAAGCCAGAGGGGAAGCCCTACAGCACTTCCATTTCTTTATTGTACCTTTGCACCCTAAACTAGTCCTGTATTTTACCTCATTAACATAATTTACCTCAATAATGTCATTTACCAAACTCAAACCTCAAAGTTAGTCTCTGCTGTATGGAGTATGTTTCAAATCAGTAGCACGTACCTCAGAAAACAACTGACTTGAGAGAGAAATTCTGACTAAAACGTGAAATATCACTAAAAAGTGATATCAAgctgatttatttcattttccttaccTGTTGTTCTAGTAGCTTTATTATGTCCGTAACATCACTATCGTCAAGATTCTCCTGTGAGACAATTTCATAAAGTGGAGTTTCATCAGGATATTTTTCTCTATAGGTAAATTTAAGGGTTGTTTGGACAGCTACAAGATAAAAACCACATATTCTTATGGTGATAACTTTATAAAACTTTAATTGTGTACTTTTTGATTGCATTAGTAgcctaaatgttttaaaatataaaaaatcttGTCTCAAAGGAACAGTCATCTTACACAGATAGTAAAACTACACGAACAGATTTAAATATAATGCAAGAGTTCTGAAAAATTAAGATAATGCAGTTTACCCTTACAGAAACTATTATGGGCTATTAATGTCTGAAAGGTCTTTGGAAAGACTGGAAAACCTTCTGTGGTATGGTGGCTACTGGAGCAGTAATCTCTTTTCCCTCACATCCCACTTAAAGCTGGAGAAAATGAGGAAGCACCCTAACAAAAGATCTAGAATCTCAGCATACTAATGCATTAAATTCTTTGTGCCTGTCTGGAGTATCAACCTCTGTGTTGGGTACCAGGGCTCCACATAAATCATATGAAAAGGACAAAACGTCCCGTGCAAGTTAATAAGCAGAAAACCACCTAAGGAGAACGCACTCCACCTGAAGCCATCCAGAGCTAGGATAACATGGAAACAAGGCAAAAATGAATTGAGATCCCTTCATGCATCCTGCCAGAATACCAGGGAGAAGCCTTCCTTCTGTTCCTCAAGGCTCACAGTTCTGGCATCCCAGCAGTCTCTTCAACACAGACACCAGCTCGGAGCAGGACTTGCTCCTTTAAAACCGAAGGAGACGGCAGCAGTTTCTTCCTTCTGATACAGTAACCTAGAACAGCAGCTCTCAAACTTACTTGGAGCAAGGCTTTCTTACAACAAGGCCATTCAACCACTGGTACCCAACAAATACAAAGGGACTTGGACCCACAGCTCTTTGTTCTGGAACTGTTCCTTAAGGGCTCCATATTCACAATACAGAGATTCAACTCTCCCATGTGGCTGGTATATATATACGGTTGCTAGAAAAAACACACCTCACAACATGGCTGCAAGCTACTACAGGGACGGTAACAATCCATTCTTTTTGAAGCTACACTGCAAAGCATATGAGATTCAGCATGTCAGAAAGTAGCCACGGTGAGAGTGCaacatttctgtaaattaaaCACAGAGCACCAGAATCCTTCAACTACATTTTCTGAGGAATGTTTGCTGGATCAGGCTCCTCAGAGGACTTAAGTGGAAGTATACATAGTTGTTGGCAATAGAATTAGGCTAACACAGAAACTCCTTCTATATAAGTTTAAGACATGATCCACTTACTTTCATCATTTTCTCCTGCTTCAGATGTCACAGTGATCGTGAAAGTCGTTGGCTTTTCTGACAATactgttcaaagaaaaaaaaaaaaagacaaacagataTTCCTTAAAGCAGACAACTACTTCTCCATGTCATTAAAAGTGAACTTCTCAAGAACTAATGAAGCAAGGATGCTCTAGATACAGTGCTAAGGACTTTTTTAGCCTATTAATACAAACCTTTTCAATGAACAGCTATTTTCCATATATGTTTGGAGTGTGCTTTGAATGAGAGCATATAACATCAACAATACCAAAAAGTTTCTCTTCTGGGAAGTTTTCTCAATCGGAAGTTTCACTTTTCCAAAAAGTGCAAACCTACCTACCATCAAATGACTTATGTTAGCACACTAAATGCACACAGAAAGCTCCCAAAGCTAATTTGCTTTATTGCGCTAGGCATGTGTGACGAGCATCCAGCGCACTCTTGACCCTGGACTATTTTTACAGGCTGTCTGCACCTATTTCTATATTTAGGACAGCTTAAAATAACAAAtgcttctttaaaacagaaaaaaggaatacacagtgctttccttcaaaaaCGTACTACCCAAGTAACGTACTAGAATGAAATTGCATGAACAAGGCAGCTAGAAGACAGACAACAAGCGCCTCTATAGACACGTACAAAATGCAAGCCCTGTGATCTAAAGTTTCACTGACTAGAAACTTCATTGCACAATTGTGGGTTACAGACCATATCCTCAAATAAAGACTGCACTGTATCACGGTTATAACCTATACCCAATTAGTACATACGCTCTAACAGTATTAACTGAATTTTGCCCAATTGCTAAGGTTCTACTAtagtcttttttccttcttttgagcGTAAGAGCATTATGCGAATGAACAATAACTCAGAGCAAGCAACAGAGGCTGCATGAAAGTATATTAATTCTATATCAGTATCAGTGATACAGCATCCCTAGCTACCAGAGATCAATTCATATACCTTTAACATAAAACTGAAGAGCCTAAAAGATGTTCAGATTAAAACAATGGGCAAATGTCTTTGCGATGAAGTTGCTGCCAACTTCAGTTGATACTGTGGGATCTGTAAGATACTGTGGAACTTCAGGCAGAGTAGATACCATGCtgtcaggaaagagaaaatgcacatttatattttttttttttaccattaaaatTCTTTGGCTACTGAGCACCACAAGTCACCTTGGATCAGCCAGTACAGTAAATACGCTTCATTGTTTGATGGTAACTAGGAATTCCTGGAAATCTGATGAACCAAGACATCCACCATATGAAAGCTTTAGCGAAATAACACGCCGCACCTAGGAGTTAAAGATTGCCTTTAAGCAGCCCACAGCTGGGATACAGGGATGGATGGGAGCCCACGCTGGGCTGCTGTACCAGGGCGTGAAACGCCGTCTTGGGCGGCGTTTCACGCCCTGGTACAGCAGCCCACCGGCCATCACAGCCTTCCCTGAgggaaaatcaagaaaaaaaaatgaccaaaaccaaccaacccgaAGGAGAGGCCCGAAGGAGCCCGGGCGGCCCAGGCCCCGGCGGGGCCTCCCCCTCTTCCCTCACACCGGCGGGCCCCACCGCCGCTCACCCGTGAAGGAGTCCGGGTAGATGGACTCCAGGGCCTCCAGCTCGTTCCGCTGCTCCTCGCTGTAGTCGGTCATCGCCGCCACCGCCACGACCCGCCGCCACCAAGGGCCATGGGCCGCCCGCCCTGCTCCGCGCCTGCGCGCTCCCCATCCGCCATCGGCTAGGCATGCCTGGCACCCCGATCGGCGGTGGATGCCTTTGGgctgaagagggaggaagagcGCGCGGCCATAATGTGGGCGGCCACATTGGTGCGGGCGGGTCCGCGTGAGGTAGAGCGAGATTGTGAGGGGATAAGTAATTAGCCTTAATGATTTTTGGCTGTCGTCGCAAAGAGTGGTCAACCGTGGTGTTCTCTGGTCACTTAATGCTAGTACTTACTGCTTGGCGTTCAGCTCTGGGCAGAAAATACTTGCTGTGTTTACCCGCCAGTACCAGACGTGAGAGAAAACCCCCGTCATCGTCATCTACACCAGATCTCTGGCTTCTCCCCCCAGCCTGGAAATAGCCGTGTTGTGAATAGGTGAGGTAGTCAGCCTCTGTTCCCGAGACTCCTGACTTCCCACCTGCagagacatttcttaaacacctccagggatggtgactcaactacctccctgggcaggctgttcagtgcctgaccgctctttcagtaaagtaattctttctaatctaaacctcccctgccacaacttcagaccatttcctctggtcctgtcattatttacttgggagaagaggccaacacccacctctctacagcctcctttcaggtagttgtagagggcaatgaggtctcccctcagcctcctcttctccaagctaaacatgcccagctccttcagactctcctcatatgacctggtctccagagccctcaccagcctggtggctctcctctggacatgctccagcacttctatgtccctcttgtacagagcagcccagaactgaacacaggactcgaggtgaggcctcaccagtgctgagtactgaggcaccatcacttccctgctcctgctggccatgctattcctgatacgaGCCAcaatgctgttggctgccttggccacactgctggcttatgttaagctggccatccaccagcacccccaggtccttttctgccgggcagctttccagccactcttccccaagcccgtagcgttgcttggggttgttgtgaccgaaatgcaggacctgccacttggctttattaaacctcatacagttggccttggcccatcgatccagcctgtccaggtccgtctgtagagccttcctaccctcaagcagatcaacactcccacctagcttggtgtcatctgcaaacttactgagggtgcgctcaatcccctcatccagatcattgataaagatatctAAAGAGGCGGCCTTCAGAGTTCCTGTAAAAAGTGCTTTGCTGTCAGGCTGGTATTCACTGTTCAGTCAATCTTCCACTGGAAATTTATAGGGATCAGCAAACCGAAAGGGACCCAAAACTGTTGCTGTAGGGATGGCATAATGGCAATGGAGGCAACTGAATGCCATTTCAGGCTGAAATTGGAAGTTCATTTGAGGCAGATGGAAAAAAGCACCTGCAGACTTTTCAGGAAGGGTGTGCAGTGATTTCAGAAGTCCCATCTCATAGGCAGCTTCATTATATAAATGCAGACTGGGATTCATCAAAGCGAGTAATGTTGGGAGCCTCCATACTTGGGGGTTACCTGCAACGATGGATTTAAACCTGTTGAGGGTTAAACAACAGTAGACCCTGATGGGTACTTGGTACAGAGTAGTTTTAAGGTGCATCAGTTTCCTGGGCTTACAGCCAGCACATTTCCCTTAGGTGCATTTTACAAGCTAATAGTTAGTTTCCAGAAAAACTTTTACCGTGGCCATAAAGACAGTCATTTTCACTTCAAGTGAGCAAACTGCAATTCTAAATTGATTTTGGATAAGATGACTCAGGTTTTAGCAGGCACAGTTAAATTGTTCAGTACAGActcattgatttttctgtaaTCATGAATTCTTGTGAAAGCTATGCCTTCACTACTAATGCATGATGTGTTTCAGGGAGCAGAGGAGTGCAGGGAAATAAGTCACCTATAGTGCTACAGCTGTATTTAGTATTATAGATTAATGTATGCTAGCAGGTGATAGTTTATTTGTACAGTGGTGGGCTGACTTCATACTGACAGATACAGCTAGTACTTCCActcagtattttaaattataaactatatatatatataaaaaaaaagaaggacaaaTAGTAATTGGGACAAAATTGGAAAACATAAAGTTTGATTTAAAAGTTAGTTTAGCAAGAAGTTAAAAGAATTTGACAGCTCTTAACTGCAAATATTGCATCATTTTTGTAGTGGTGCTGTAAAACAAGGGAAGAAGTAGAAAGAACCCACACAGAATAAACAGCAgctattttttttgccatttggaTCCAGGCATCAACATAGGAGGTTTTTCCCAAAACTTTCAGATACACAAATCAGTGGCATGTATTCCAGATTACACATAGTGTTCatcttaattaaataaaaaagacaaaacaacccacaaagaTTTTTAGAGCTTGTATCTACCCATAGAGATAGTTCGCTTCCCAAGGAGCACATATAAACAGTGCAGTTGTATTAACTGAAAGGTTAGGATTCAGATGACATACATATGTGGGAATTTGTAAGAATTTGTTTAGTGATATAAAACATGCACTAATTCTCCAGTTATTCAGCATATACATCATTTGCATTTGCTAAAGTGCTTGCTTTTGTTTAGAAGTTTAAATGTTCAAGACAAAACACATCTAATGAGATCTTACTTCTGGCACCTGCATTTTCTAGTAATATGTactaaataattacatttttccaCATCAACACTCTGGGGTTATTTATTAAAAGCAGATCCTATAATCTAGCATATGGCTTTGTAGCATGCACACATACATGTGTACATGGCAAGGCAATACAGGAAGCATTAGGAAAAACTATGGTATGCATTTTTTCTAAAAGGAATAGGAGACTAATGTTGCTATTGCTTTCAGACAGAATACTTTTGAATTCAAGTTTCCACAAGTGTTTGTTCATGCAGCTGCTACATGTTGCACCCCCCATCCTGTGCCACTCAGTGGGCATGTTATCTCTTTAGCAGAACTGAAAGTTCTCTCATCACTGTATCTAGACTTAGCCTTTGTTGGTGAAGTTTCCCCATATGTCTCTTCTGCGCTGCTGTAGCCACAGATTTAGCTTATAGTTAGCTTAGTATATTTTAGTCACGTAATAGAAGATATGGAAGAAGTAAAATAAGGCATTTCTGCTAGGGGTCACTGAAAGAAAGCTGGACATCTGCTCTTGCTCTGCATAGAACAGACTGACCCATAGGATCCAATCAAACTCTAgctgttaatttttaaagtttttaatgggaggaaagaaaaagcgtTTGGGAATAACTTTATCTCCTGGTACATACTCATCCTTTTTGCACAATTATTAGAAAGCAGAGGGCTGCAGCTTGAAACAGCCCACCCTAATCCAGACATAGACCATCGCATCACACAGGAGTCAGATGCCATCAGGAAAGGTGTCTGTAAGTGTGTGGTAAAGGACTACATTAACAAGATGTACTTGCTCGTGTACTTTTATATCAATGTAGTAAGGCATCAGAAAGTTCCAGAGCAGCTCAGATCTGATGTGGAGCTAGATGCAttcctgcttttctgcaaggtGTTGGTGGTGGCTTGGGCCCTCAGAGCTGCGTTCTCATCACAGGGTCTTCATCAGTCTTCAGGAATTTTCCATTTACAGACTCCTTGAGTGCCCAGTCATGGAGGAGGCTGTAGTCGTAGTGCTCCTCATCCACTCGTTTTAGAAAGGCCAGTCCAGAAATAGCTTGCCACTCTCTGAGAGATGGGATACGGATTTCCTTTACATTTTCACTCCCTGGGACAAAGCCAAAGAACTTCCTTACGTGCTGCATGGCGTAGAGCCTGGAGTGCTGGTCTGTTGCTTCGTCAAAGAGCTCCTGCTCATTATGGACATAGCTGCTCCAATATCTGAAATGTAGAAAGCTGAGTGGGGAGAAACAGCTTGCCAGGCAGTAAGACAGGAAGACAGTGATGACTACCACAGCAATCAGAAGCCAGCCAGCcaccttcaaagaaaaagaaaagaaaaaaccaaacctgttgcAGCTGAATATACTGACAGTGGTAACTTCTGAGCATCAGAAAATCCGTAAGACAATCTTTACTTACTTTTCCTGAATAAGGTTAACAAGGTATAACACTGATAAGGGTCTGTTGCTATCAAACCCAGTCCCTGCTTACTTGTCCTGGTTTctgctgggaaagagttaattgtctttctagtgattgctgtgaaaggaatgtcagtaatgtgtgttggtttagttgttgctaagcaatgtttatacttttcaaggccTCTTTTTAGCTTCCCATAGAAACTGAGAAGGAGCCtagacagaacaacagaatggctAATGGAATATTCCATATTGAATAGATGTCATCCTCAATATATAattgggggttggccaggggggtGGGGAATCTACAATAACTGCTCGGgaaggtggtgagagtgacttgtatcattattattatttttcctcttctgttattgttctattaaactgtcttgaTATCAACCCacgggtttttttcctttccctttcccctcttttgctgcctcttctccctatccggggggggggtggggggggtgggggtgggggggggagtggggaggaaggggaagaactgcacgagcagctgcgtggtcctagctgccagctggggttaaaccacgacactacTGGAGGTAGCCATGTAGCAAAGTCACTTCTTTCTGTCAAGTTTAAGGAAGTTCTGTTGTATAATTTGTATAATTTGTTAAGGATTTTGCCTCCACAACTATTATTGTGAGAAGAGAAGCCTAGTGTAGGTTATAgcctgtttaaaaacaattttctctgAAGTGACAACTTAATGTTCCCCCTATTATTTACCCAGTATGTAAGCTTTTAGAATTGAATCTGATCTAAACCCAAGATTTTAATTTGGTTCATGCAGAGCTCTTGCAGCCTGGGCCCATTAGTCACATATTTCTTATACTTGAATGAAGAAATTTCATACGCTCCCTGGCTCTTGAGCTTCCATTTGTCTTACTTGATGGTACTTTTCAAGATACTGAGCAAGGAAGAATATATCCTCCAGtaacaggtaacaaacaggacaACCACACATAGTAATTCATATACGTAAAGCTCACTTCCACTTACAGGAACAAAGCAGGCTTCAAAACACAGAGATTTGGCACTCAAGGCAGAAGATACTGACCCTGTT contains:
- the RWDD1 gene encoding RWD domain-containing protein 1 isoform X2, with protein sequence MMKENLDDSDVTDIIKLLEQQAEENLGMVMIFTLVSAVQEKLNEIVDQIKTRREEEKKQKEREAEEEEKQRFHGTPVTIENFLNWKAKFDAELLEIKRKKMKEEEQAGKNKLSGKQLFEMDHNLDTSDIQFLEEAGNSVEVDESLFQEMDDLELEDEEDDPDYNPVNLDSD
- the RWDD1 gene encoding RWD domain-containing protein 1 isoform X1, with the translated sequence MTDYSEEQRNELEALESIYPDSFTVLSEKPTTFTITVTSEAGENDETVQTTLKFTYREKYPDETPLYEIVSQENLDDSDVTDIIKLLEQQAEENLGMVMIFTLVSAVQEKLNEIVDQIKTRREEEKKQKEREAEEEEKQRFHGTPVTIENFLNWKAKFDAELLEIKRKKMKEEEQAGKNKLSGKQLFEMDHNLDTSDIQFLEEAGNSVEVDESLFQEMDDLELEDEEDDPDYNPVNLDSD